One Bemisia tabaci chromosome 4, PGI_BMITA_v3 genomic window, TCTGACTTTTTTACGACCCACTGTCATCGGAAATACCGCTTGAGAGCGTCACGCGGTTGGCACAACAACGCAATCAGCTGGCCTGTCGCTGACCCGATTTTTACATGGAACCCGGCTCCACAAACCGATGACCGTTgacgaaattccctgatttttcccggtcgAGTTgcattctctgacttttcccggtcgagttgcattccctgacttttcccggtcgagttgcattccctgatttttcccggtcgagttgcattccctgatttttcccggtcgAGTTGCATTCCCTAACTTTCCCGGTCGCTAGCCACCCTAAGGAAGACATGAAATAAGAATCAAGGCTAAGGGAAGTCGTAGGGGCGCATGTGCCTACTTAAAAATCGCAGAACAACAGTCATCGAAGCATGGAACTCGGCGAGGGAAGGTCAAAAGAAGGCACCGAGCGACCGAGCCTTCCTTCAGCGGTAACAACGTAATATTTCAGTCGGTCCAGCTCAGGTCAAAGCCATGCATATTACTCTCAATGCAGCTGGTCAAACGACTGGCGCAAAAACAACCTCGGCGAAGATGTTATCCGAAATGTTCTTGCGGCGGCGGTCTGATTCACCATTTCGACCATTCATCGATCGGGTCTCAGGTGGTCAGCTCTGATGCGCTTCAACTCCCGGTCCCGCTAACTCTAGTCGAATTAATAAATAACCGGGTAAATACAAAAGATTTACATACGTAGAACTGCTCAAAGGGCTGGGGACCGAgagctgccgtgctgaggaacaacatcgtatgaaccttcaggcgttgccaaatttcatccgataaaaaccgaattttcagGGAGACTTGTGGATActtttctcccgatttttcagctaatttcattcgcaatttagTCTGCAGTATCCGGGATTATTAAAGAAATAtgtacagggttgccaccgaatttggaaaattaagttccctgacatttccctgatttctctgacacattttggggAAACTCCCAGACAATTGAACAAATACCAGATTGTTGAAAAGACACAGTTAGAGATAGTTTTCAGGCTAAAATTTgctgttcgaaacgtcaaaccaactcgagaaagcaaatgaaggtgatttgacgatttttcctggacattttcgtcattttccctgacatttccagattttcctcgactttttgaaaatccctgacatttcctggtgttccttgactttttaaaattcctgacatttcccggttttccctgtgGCAACCAtatgtataactttcctcaagaatgaaTGTTTAGTAGGGGGAAATGCGGCAACTCTGGAACGTTGATACGTGGTTTTTCTTGAGGACGGGAGAGAGCGCGGAGCATTCATAAGTGCGGAGGCAGGTGACAAATGGGTCCGCTCGGGGTTTGTTGGTGGTCAACCTGTCCGAGGCGACTTTCCTGTCTTTGTGCGGCCCGATAAAACATTAAATCAAATATTCTCTCAAACTTAATCTCGGTTTAATCTCGGAGCCGTCGCTTCAGCGTCGTCCCCTGCCCTGGCCCTGGGACGTCCACGTCCATAAATAGTTCAGTTGAACCGGTGGACGGAGGACCCAAACCGGTACCGCTGGTGAGTCCTTCATGTCGCTCACCGGCCAAATCGGTGCCTCACCGATGAAATTTGAAACCCAACAATCGCTTAACAATccatacgaaaaaaaaaaaaaaaaaaacctgccgACGTGACGGAACAACGCGCGCTGTCgttagtactgccgtgctgaggaaaaacgccgtaagagctcTCAGACGTTGCCGGATCTCCTTTGACGAATCACGAATTTGCGGGAAAATTTGGGAAtgtttttattccaatttttcagaaagtttaGTTCGTAAATTTATCGAAATTAGTCTTTGctcatttcaaggaaaaatatcatatttatcttcgagaataaatattttcagagatgaaatttggcaacattcgaatgatcatacggtgGTTTTTCTCAGTACGGGAGTAGGTCACGCTGTGCAGAATTGTGTCTCGTTTATTACaacgggggaaaaaatattccggGAACAATGGGAGGGAGCGTTGAATAAGTAAGAGTATAAATGCTTTGCCATGAGtaataattttgataatttgtcACCTCATTAATGGCGCATTTTACTGGGATTTATCGAGGCAATAGACCGGGATTATTTcaatcggcaaaattcaaacaaaaaataaaaactaaccTTTATTTTTCCACTATAAATTATGTTAGACTTTTAAATGAggggtgataccactattcgaccacatgggaGGTTGTGTTGCctgcactaaaaattgaaggcaaactaaCAGGAGGTTAAAGTAACTTCTTCCAGTTTGgtaaaaaagctctcgagtgtATCGAGTGAGCATGCTACTTCTTGACGATAGggctattcgaccacgtgggagctcatGTTGCTTACACACAAAAGTGAAGGTGTTAACCCACTATCTTCCAGTTCGGTAAAAAGCTATTTCTTGGATGTCTTCCGAGTGAGCGAGCCGTTTTCACGATGATATCATCATTTAACTACGTAAAGGCTTGTGTTGCCTGCTTTAAAAAGTGAAGCCAAACCGATATGGCGTTAGGGTAAACTCGACAAATTGTATTTAAAATCAAAGCACagttaaattaaatatttaagttCCTCATCCAAAGAGCACAGCTATTGAAGCCAAACGGCAAGGAAGAAGTGAGGATTTGTTTCAATCACACACTAAATGAGTTGTATCAAAGTGGCCCCTAAAACTAAGGGAGTCAAGAGCTCTTGCGGGCAAAAGCGACTGTCTCATATGAGCTAACAGTCATGATGCCTGAGTTTGATATATTTCAGGGAAAGTGAAACACAGCCACACAGCCATAGCAAATATGGCGATGCTGACCAAAAATTGGATGCAGTCGAAAAATCACAAGATATTGTAAACTTTGAGGACTTCCCATGTAAGTTCAGAAAATTACTCCAACTTTAAGGACAATCAAGGatttaaaaatccgaaaaaatttgaagtatttaGGAATGTTTCAAAAGAGCACAGGTACTGTGAAAATGTAGGAAATTTTTTGCATCATATTATTAACAAGGAAAAAAGCGAGACTGCTGCGCGCACACAGTATCACAGCATGACTTTTCTTGGAAGCAGTCAATCAATTAGATATCCAGATAACTCATAGGTAAATGACAGAATTCACCTACCTTGCATTTTCAAAAGAGGCAGATGGTGTAGATCCTACAGCGCCAAATGCAACACCTACTGCAAGACCCTCTGGTATATTATGCACTGTGATAGCAATAACAAGTAGAAGAATTCTTTTCCAGTGACTGTCTTCAATCTTAGATTTTTCAGAGGTATACTCAGGTTTAACTTCCCTGTCCGTCTTTCGACGGTACACATCAGAGGCATATGCAGAGAATCCTGTAAAAAGTAAAAGGAAGGCTGCATTGATGTTGATTGAATATACAACACAACagttgaagagagaaaattcgaAAGCTTTTAAATGCCATTAGGTGTTGCTAAAAATGTGAATGGTGTCCCTCACTCTAAGTAAAAAAACCTGACAGAAATTAAGTATGTTTCTTAAGCCACTGGATTTGCGGCTGCACAGTCTTGGAAACACTTATTGAGTTTACTAGGTTTTAAATTTCCATTCTTCAGTTGATGgaataaatgcattttttaactGTGTACAAGGACTGAAAAAACATACTTTTACTGGGCGAATCACTGAAATGAAAGATTTAGGGAATTTTGCGAAGGAGCTAATAGTAAAGTAGGTATTAGAAAACAGGATTGGGCCTGAGCAGAAGGCAGTCATTATCAGCCTGCTTGTTTGCAAAAGGAACTTTCAGGCACTTGTGTACACATTTGCAATTTTGCAACAATGATGTGAGTTAAAGCTTACAGTGcctacctgttttttttttctctgtctttcATTGATTTGCTCTCAGTTGGGAAAGAGGTTTTTCTTGGAGATGAATTCATCATTTGGACCAGTATTTATTCAAATAATAACAGTGGAGTATTGGTATAAGCATTTTGCTAGGACATAGAGACTTAATATCAGGAGAATCCAACACCACAATTGAGTGGATTGACTTTGAAACtgtctaaaataattttattggatggaaaagagagagaagaattcAGCAAAATGGATTACCTTCAATGGTAGTAGTATCATCATAATCACACTTCTTTGAGTAAGCGCTATTGTAATCAAAATTCTGAGTATTTTTGCGTTGGCGATCTTTATGCATTGCTAAAAAACACAAAGTATTCATCATAGATAAATTATAATTCATTGTacaagaaaatgtaaaattacacatttaaaattgaaaaatacaaataattaCAACAGGGTGGAGGCAAATAAAAAACATAgagtgccaaattttttttcaacattttgaatttttgggagtcagctattcaaaaaaaaggaaaaactaatgaaaatttgcaaaatcatgccacagaggaaagattcaaattttaaaacccgaaaaatatgttgttacaaattcgtaacgctatgctATAGAGGGTTAACTTGAGGAGGAACCCGAGCTTAAGGGAAAATGaaaggtttttccaaaaatctgCTCTATGGGTACAGTTACAGGTAGCTTTTATTTTGATTGAGTGTGTTTCTCCCCTATATATCTGATGGCAACAATgaaaaacaccaaaataaattaattcaatATTTAACTTCTGTCTAAATGGGGAAAACTCACAGGAGGCAATCAAACATTATATCCACACTTTGTCCAGttctttgagaacttttttaaCAAGCTCTCATATGGAATTCCAAAATATCTTTTATAAATTATGTTAAATTGCTTAAAAGCAACCTCCTTGCATTTCTGCTGATTCTTAACATAATGCATTCCATTGACTTTCTTGACATCATAAATTCGTTATAAGTACCGCATACCTTCATTTTGGGTGCACAGCTGGTCAGTAGATATTACATTTTATGGTTGCATGGAAGGGAAACTCTACCTAAGCTGAGATTCTTTCTCCAATTCTCCATTTAGTTCACTACCTCCTTTTTGTCATGACGCTTCGGTTGAGGGTAAACGGTTCTTCATAATCAAGTAAGTGTGTTAAACTAAGAAGAATGACAATTAGTTGGTAAACTTACAGATTACATTTCCAACACTGCATAAGCCAAACATAGATATACAGTGGTCCGTAAGGAATACAAATAGACTGCCGATGAAAAATCCAATGGCTACCGGAACAAATGCAAAAGCTCCATTCTTTCCATAGGAGCCAGAATTTTCTGCCATCTCTATGGCTGGAGCTAACAAAGACCAAAAGGACGCAGCAATCATTACTCCAGAGGCAAAGCCAAGACTTgcatccaaaaactttctctGTGGGCAAAAATAAAGCATTGAGGTAGATATGTAAGTAGAATAATATCTTTCAGAAATTATTGATGAAACATGAACTCATTTAAGCTGTATTCTTGGTATCTTCATGTACCTAGTTCCGACATTTTAGGATtaatttgaactttttgaattgaattgaGAATGCTTTTTTGATAGAAATCCTTCAAGGTACATGAAACATAAAAATCTAATCATTAATTGATCATGGATGCAGATTATATTCCTCACTTTGGATTCAGTAGGCATTCAAAAGGTTTGGTAAGAATACTATCACTGATATTAGAAAAAACCTGgtgaaaaattgtattcaatGCTCCTCATATGCTCTGCTAATGAAGGGAACAAATTTACGAACACAAAACTCTTAATAAAGTATGTTAAAAAGAAGTACAAATTCGTTTACTGCTTGACTTAGTTAACACACAATTGGAGTAACTTGTGAAAAATCCTACTTATTTTACGGaataaatttaaacaaattacAGAGATAATTAATATGAAGACTTACATGAGAGCCTTTGATGAAAATAATTACTCCTGCACCTAATGCAGTCAGACCCCAGGTAAAAGCTGTGCCCAAAATCGTTTGTGTAACTGGTCCGtaatttggcagcattgttgCAGAAAATTAAACCACCTGTAACAGTAATGATGACAATGATTGGTCAAAAGAAGTAATACATCAACAAtaagaatgagaaacaaatgtTTAGAATTCATTGTTTTGCAGTGCCTAGAGAAGATCGAAACAACGGATAAGGGCAAGAGGCTAATCACAAATGGTGAACTGACGATAGAGTATACGACAATTAACGGTCCAGGAAACTAGAATGGAGTGAATAAGTTAACTATTTCTTTTCCGACACATCTataaaaatgcataattttaagCCATTCTCGAAAGCAACGGTTTAAGCCGGCAGTTTAGTCCATATTTAGAGATTAAAAGTCTGTCAACCTCGTACTACTTACTTGGATACCTACTTGGAAATTTGAGGATCAAATTGAAATTGAGGACACGAATATGCAAGAACTGAACTGAAAAGATTCAGAGGCGAATATGTTGATGGATTTGAGTGACACGTCTATTGATTTACTCCAGAGAAAAAgcaatttcagcaaaatcaaaCAGTTTTCGCAACTTACAAACTCACAGCACAGCCAGTTGGCTGCTGATAagaaaacaataacataacctcaaaaataAGTTTGCAACCGGCATCACCGTTGGCACCGGTTTGTGTGCTTTTTTACTGTTATCACTTATCAGTGTTATCAGTCATCTTATCAGTTGTCATCAAACCATCTACACTCACACCTTTTCGTCTTCAAGAATACTACACGTaagctttttaaaaatgtaaatgcacTTTTT contains:
- the Zip48C gene encoding zinc transporter ZIP11 codes for the protein MLPNYGPVTQTILGTAFTWGLTALGAGVIIFIKGSHRKFLDASLGFASGVMIAASFWSLLAPAIEMAENSGSYGKNGAFAFVPVAIGFFIGSLFVFLTDHCISMFGLCSVGNVISMHKDRQRKNTQNFDYNSAYSKKCDYDDTTTIEGFSAYASDVYRRKTDREVKPEYTSEKSKIEDSHWKRILLLVIAITVHNIPEGLAVGVAFGAVGSTPSASFENARNLAIGIGIQNFPEGLAVSLPLHAAGVSTWKSFWWGQLSGMVEPFFGLLGVIAVALVEPLLPYALSFAAGAMIYVVVDDIIPEANSSGNGKVATWGCVIGFIIMMVLDVGLG